A segment of the Cellvibrio sp. KY-YJ-3 genome:
ACGTCAATAGTATTCGCATGCGTTTCCATCAGCTTGAAGCGGTGATTGCAAAGCACAATCCGGATTTCATTGGACTACAAGAAACTAAAGTTAACGACCCCGAGTTCCCATTGGAAACGATTCAATCGCTCGGCTATCACGTTGAATATTTCGGCCAGAAAACTCACTACGGTGTTGCTCTCCTTTCCAAATATCCATTCAAAGAAGTCATTAAAGGTTTTCCGGGCGGCGATCCGGATGCACAACGCCGTTTTATCGGTGGAGTATTCGACACGCCACTTGGTGAGATAACAATACTCAATGGTTATTTCCCTCAGGGGGAGAGCCGCGACCACGCCATAAAATTTCCAGCCAAACGAAAGTTTTATGGCGATTTGATCGATTACCTGAAAAATTTTGAAACACCGGATAAACAACTGATCGTCATGGGTGATATGAATATCTCGCATCAGGATATTGATATCGGGATTGGTGAAGTCAACCGCAAGCGTTGGTTAAAAACCGGTAAATGCAGTTTTTTACCTGAAGAACGTGAATGGCTGAATGAATTGCTGGCCTGGGGCTTAAAAGATAGTTTTCGCGAGCATAACCCGGAAATTTGTGACATTTTTAGCTGGTTTGATTATCGCAGCGGAGGCTTTGAGGATAACCCCAAACGCGGCCTGCGCATTGACTTGATTTTGATGACTCAAAGCCTGCTGGATA
Coding sequences within it:
- the xthA gene encoding exodeoxyribonuclease III, which encodes MKAISFNVNSIRMRFHQLEAVIAKHNPDFIGLQETKVNDPEFPLETIQSLGYHVEYFGQKTHYGVALLSKYPFKEVIKGFPGGDPDAQRRFIGGVFDTPLGEITILNGYFPQGESRDHAIKFPAKRKFYGDLIDYLKNFETPDKQLIVMGDMNISHQDIDIGIGEVNRKRWLKTGKCSFLPEEREWLNELLAWGLKDSFREHNPEICDIFSWFDYRSGGFEDNPKRGLRIDLILMTQSLLDKCGASGIDYDVRGMEKPSDHCPIWVELKV